A genomic segment from Triticum dicoccoides isolate Atlit2015 ecotype Zavitan chromosome 1A, WEW_v2.0, whole genome shotgun sequence encodes:
- the LOC119273627 gene encoding CSC1-like protein At1g32090, whose protein sequence is MATLQDLGVSAFINILGAFVFLLLFAVLRIQPINDRVYFPKLYIAGKRAADHRGARRAINLNLCTYFKFLSWVPGALRMTQTELIHHAGLDSAVYLRIYTLGLKIFLPVMVVALLVLIPVNVSGGTLLNLRKDVMFSDIDKLSISNVSPGSNRFFIHLLMAYVFTFWTCFMLYKEYSNVAFMRLHFLASQKRCADQFTVIVRNIPRVSSHSTSETVDEFFRRNHPDHYLGQQAVYNANRYAKLVKQKERLQNWLDYYQLKFERHPEKRPTGRTGCFGFCGRQVDQIDYYRARISELDKRIASERQRVLNDPKAIMPVSFVTFDSRWGAAVCAQTQQSKNPTQWLTNWAPEPRDVYWQNLAIPFFSLSIRKFLISIAVFALVFFYMIPIAFVQSLANLEGIERVAPFLRPVIEVKVVKSFLQGFLPGLALKLFLYILPTVLMIMSKVEGYVSLSSLERRTASKYYYFMLVNVFLGSIIAGTAFEQLDSFFHDPPSQIPRTIGVAVPMKATFFMTYIMVDGWAGIANEILRVKPLVIYHLKNMFIVKTERDRERAMDPRSISLGENLPSLQLYFLLGLVYAVVTPILLPFIIVFFAFAYLVYRHQIINVYNQEYESAAAFWPQVHSRIIASLLISHVTLFGLMSTMKAAYSTPLLIFLPLLTIWFHKYCKSRFEPAFRKYPLEEAMEKDRMEHASEPSLNLKTYLANAYLHPIFHMFEQEDQKEEATIEVRIDKSEHQQQQQHVRSSHSQYEEETSAQTHCHHEERTSSQYQYQYQYQHQYEYQHEGTHMRSEQPPPHFVYHPGVEH, encoded by the exons ATGGCGACGCTGCAGGACCTCGGGGTGTCGGCCTTCATCAACATCCTGGGGGCCTTCGTCTTCCTGCTGCTCTTCGCCGTGCTCCGCATCCAGCCCATCAACGACCGCGTCTACTTCCCCAAGCTCTACATCGCCGGCAAGCGCGCCGCCGACCACCGCGGCGCCCGCAGGGCCATCAACCTCAACCTCTGCACCTACTTCAAGTTCCTCAGCTGGGTCCCCGGCGCGCTCCGCATGACCCAGACCGAGCTCATACACCACGCCGGCCTCGACTCCGCCGTCTACCTCCGAATCTACACCCTCGG CCTCAAGATTTTTCTGCCCGTCATGGTTGTCGCCTTGCTGGTTCTCATTCCGGTCAATGTCTCTGGAGGGACCCTACTGAACCTGAGAAAAGATGTTATGTTCAGTGATATTGATAAGCTGTCCATATCAAATGTTAGCCCGGGCTCCAACAG GTTCTTTATTCATCTTCTAATGGCGTATGTGTTCACATTTTGGACGTGCTTTATGCTGTACAAAGAGTACAGTAATGTGGCCTTCATGAGATTGCATTTCCTAGCTTCTCAGAAACGTTGTGCTGATCAGTTCACT GTGATTGTCAGAAACATACCTCGTGTGTCAAGCCATTCGACGTCTGAGACAGTTGACGAGTTCTTCCGCAGGAACCATCCAGACCACTATCTTGGTCAGCAG GCTGTTTACAATGCAAACCGGTATGCTAAACTTGTAAAGCAAAAGGAGAGACTTCAAAACTGGCTGGATTACTACCAGCTAAAGTTTGAAAGGCATCCTGAGAAAAGACCAACTGGAAGG ACAGGATGCTTTGGTTTCTGTGGTAGACAAGTGGATCAAATCGACTACTACCGGGCTAGAATTAGCGAACTTGATAAGAGG ATTGCATCAGAGCGTCAAAGAGTTTTGAATGATCCAAAAGCCATTATGCCAGTTTCTTTTGTGACATTTGACTCAAGATGGGGTGCTGCTGTATGTGCACAGACACAACAGTCAAAGAATCCCACACAATGGCTGACTAACTGGGCTCCTGAACCACGTGACGTTTACTGGCAGAATCTTGCTATTCCATTTTTCTCTCTGAGCATACGCAAGTTTCTCATATCAATCGCGGTCTTTGCTTTGGTGTTCTTCTACATGATACCTATTGCATTTGTGCAATCACTTGCCAATCTCGAGGGTATTGAAAGAGTCGCGCCTTTCTTGAGGCCAGTAATAGAAGT AAAGGTGGTGAAGTCCTTCCTACAGGGTTTCCTACCCGGTCTGGCTTTGAAGCTCTTTCTCTATATCCTCCCTACGGTTCTTATGATCATGTCAAAAGTTGAAGGCTATGTCTCTTTGTCATCTCTGGAAAGAAGAACTGCTTCGAAATATTACTACTTCATGCTGGTGAATGTATTTCTTGGAAGCATAATTGCTGGCACAGCTTTTGAGCAGCTAGATTCTTTTTTTCACGATCCTCCTTCACA aataccaaggaccattggagtggCCGTACCAATGAAAGCAACATTCTTCATGACATACATAATGGTCGATGGCTGGGCCGGCATCGCCAACGAGATTCTTCGGGTGAAGCCACTGGTCATCTACCATCTGAAGAACATGTTCATCGTGAAAACCGAGCGGGACAGGGAGAGGGCGATGGACCCACGCAGCATCTCCCTTGGAGAAAACCTTCCATCCCTGCAGTTGTACTTCCTCCTTGGGCTCGTGTACGCGGTGGTCACCCCCATTCTCCTCCCTTTCATAATCGTCTTCTTCGCCTTCGCTTACCTTGTCTACAGGCATCAG ATCATCAATGTGTACAATCAGGAGTACGAAAGCGCGGCGGCGTTCTGGCCTCAGGTCCATTCGCGCATCATAGCGAGCCTGCTCATCTCTCATGTGACCCTCTTTGGGCTGATGAGCACGATGAAAGCCGCCTACTCCACTCCGCTGCTCATCTTCCTGCCGTTGCTGACAATATGGTTCCACAAGTACTGCAAGAGTCGGTTCGAACCCGCGTTCCGCAAGTACCCTCTAGAG GAAGCGATGGAGAAGGACAGGATGGAGCACGCGTCGGAGCCGAGCCTGAACCTCAAGACCTACCTGGCAAATGCATACCTGCACCCCATCTTCCACATGTTTGAGCAGGAGGATCAGAAAGAGGAGGCCACCATAGAGGTGAGAATCGACAAATCGgagcatcagcagcagcagcagcatgtgaGAAGCTCACACTCACAGTACGAGGAGGAGACGAGCGCACAGACGCATTGCCACCACGAGGAGAGGACCAGCAGCCAGTACCAGTACCAGTACCAGTACCAGCACCAGTATGAGTACCAGCACGAGGGAACTCACATGAGGAGTGAGCAGCCGCCGCCACACTTTGTCTACCACCCTGGAGTCGAGCATTGA